One Hordeum vulgare subsp. vulgare chromosome 4H, MorexV3_pseudomolecules_assembly, whole genome shotgun sequence DNA window includes the following coding sequences:
- the LOC123448137 gene encoding ferritin-1, chloroplastic-like — protein MLLRIASSPAAVAAASQLSAPGPAHGSARLPPLAKGPSTACRAARKGNKEEVLLSGVMFQPFEELKGELSLVPQAEGQSLARQKFVDECEAAINEQINVEYNASYAYHSLYAYFDRDNVALKGFAKFFKESSDEEREHAEMLMEYQNRRGGRVRLQSIVTPLTEFDHSEKGDALYAMELALALEKLVNEKLHNLHAVATRCNDPQLSDFVESQFLQEQVDAVKKISEYVTQLRRIGKGHGVWHFDRMLLEEEA, from the exons ATGCTTCTTAGGATTGCGTCGTCTCCGGCCGCCGTCGCCGCGGCTAGCCAGCTCTCTGCGCCAGGCCCGGCCCACGGTTCTGCGAGGCTGCCGCCATTAGCGAAAGGGCCGTCGACGGCGTGCAGGGCTGCGAGGAAGGGGAACAAGGAAGAGGTACTCCTCAGTGGTGTGATGTTccagccgttcgaggagctcaagGGGGAGCTTTCGCTCGTGCCGCAGGCCGAGGGCCAGTCGCTCGCCAGGCAAAAGTTCGTCGACGAATGCGAGGCCGCCATCAACGAGCAGATCAA TGTGGAGTACAATGCCTCGTACGCGTACCACTCCCTCTACGCCTATTTCGACCGGGACAATGTGGCCCTCAAGGGCTTTGCCAA GTTCTTTAAGGAATCGAGCGATGAGGAGAGGGAACACGCGGAGATGCTTATGGAGTACCAG AACAGACGTGGAGGGCGGGTGAGGCTCCAGTCCATTGTGACCCCATTGACAGAGTTCGACCACTCTGAGAAAGGCGATGCTCTGTATG CAATGGAGTTGGCTCTAGCTCTTGAAAAGCTCGTGAATGAGAAGCTGCACAACCTGCACGCT GTGGCAACAAGGTGCAACGATCCTCAGCTGAGCGACTTTGTTGAGAGTCAATTTCTACAGGAGCAG GTTGATGCCGTGAAGAAGATCTCTGAGTATGTGACGCAGCTTAGGAGAATCGGCAAAGGGCACG GGGTGTGGCACTTTGATCgaatgctgcttgaagaagaggcCTAG